A region from the Thermococcus sp. Bubb.Bath genome encodes:
- a CDS encoding OadG family protein — MSSALIEGGWVTVIGVTVVFIILGILALVLYFVGWLERRLVERETPAPVPAPTPAPAEPKPEEKPEIPPRDLAVITAAILAYTAEKASQLRPVPFRKKISDAWRLYGLHTATEEVEDFNYEKRKW, encoded by the coding sequence ATGTCGTCAGCACTAATAGAAGGCGGATGGGTAACGGTAATCGGCGTTACCGTCGTCTTTATTATCCTGGGAATACTGGCCCTAGTTCTCTACTTCGTGGGCTGGCTGGAGAGGCGCCTCGTCGAGAGAGAGACGCCAGCTCCGGTGCCGGCCCCAACACCGGCTCCTGCAGAGCCTAAGCCGGAGGAGAAGCCGGAGATTCCGCCGAGGGACCTGGCGGTTATAACGGCGGCGATACTCGCTTACACTGCAGAGAAAGCAAGCCAGCTGAGGCCGGTCCCGTTCAGGAAGAAGATTTCGGATGCATGGCGCCTCTACGGCCTCCACACCGCAACGGAGGAAGTTGAGGATTTCAACTATGAGAAGAGGAAGTGGTGA
- a CDS encoding acetyl-CoA carboxylase biotin carboxyl carrier protein subunit translates to MAKVKVIVDGVEYEVAVEELPGGKFKVSFEDKSYEIEAQGFGIDVSALSAQASVSTAPAPAVSSPAPAPVAPVAPTAPATPSPAPAGEGVVTAPMPGKILRILVKEGEQVKTGQGLLILEAMKMENEIPAPKDGVVKKILVKEGDTVNTGDPIIEIR, encoded by the coding sequence ATGGCGAAGGTTAAGGTCATCGTTGATGGCGTTGAGTACGAGGTAGCGGTAGAGGAGCTCCCTGGAGGAAAGTTCAAGGTCAGCTTTGAGGACAAGAGCTATGAGATTGAGGCACAGGGTTTTGGAATAGACGTGAGCGCCCTTAGTGCCCAAGCGAGCGTTTCAACTGCCCCTGCTCCTGCGGTTTCTTCACCTGCTCCAGCTCCAGTTGCACCAGTGGCACCTACAGCTCCGGCAACTCCTTCACCGGCTCCTGCGGGTGAGGGTGTTGTTACTGCTCCAATGCCGGGAAAAATCCTCAGAATACTCGTCAAAGAAGGAGAACAAGTCAAAACTGGACAAGGACTCCTGATCCTTGAGGCAATGAAAATGGAGAACGAGATTCCAGCACCAAAAGATGGCGTAGTGAAGAAAATCCTCGTCAAAGAAGGAGACACCGTAAACACAGGAGACCCAATAATAGAAATCAGGTGA
- a CDS encoding metallophosphoesterase, translated as MLIGIMSDTHDNLPAIRKAVEFFNSRNVELVIHAGDFVAPFVAEELKNLKAPLKGVFGNNDGERKGLYEALGIYDELIELEADGMKIAVTHGTNDILVRALARSKLYDVVVVGHTHRYEIREEGRTILINPGEVCGYVTGVKSVALLDTRRREVQIINIDTGELLGAMSL; from the coding sequence ATGCTGATCGGCATAATGAGCGACACTCACGATAACCTCCCCGCCATAAGGAAGGCCGTGGAGTTCTTCAACTCCAGGAACGTCGAGCTCGTCATCCACGCGGGAGACTTCGTGGCTCCTTTCGTGGCGGAAGAACTGAAAAATCTGAAAGCCCCCCTAAAGGGCGTCTTTGGAAACAACGACGGCGAGAGGAAGGGCCTCTACGAGGCGCTTGGTATATACGACGAGCTGATAGAACTTGAGGCCGACGGGATGAAGATAGCCGTGACCCACGGGACGAACGACATCCTCGTTCGCGCCCTCGCCAGGAGCAAGCTCTACGACGTTGTCGTCGTGGGCCACACCCACCGCTACGAGATAAGGGAAGAAGGGAGGACCATCCTCATAAACCCGGGGGAAGTCTGCGGCTACGTCACCGGCGTTAAGAGCGTGGCCCTGCTCGACACGAGGAGGAGGGAAGTCCAGATAATCAACATAGACACCGGGGAGCTCCTCGGTGCCATGAGCCTCTGA
- a CDS encoding LAGLIDADG family homing endonuclease, which translates to MEREEMISRFSTFFREYKDDEGNPVYLNKLRDLLTVVPKRSLSIDWNHLNSFDPELAEELLENPEEVIASAEDAVQIVLREDLMYNGELKIHARFFNLQHTLLVKELGSEHINRLIQVEGIITRVSEVKPFVEKAVFVCKDCGNEMVRLQRPYDNLVKPAKCDACGSRNVELDVEKSRFINFQSFRLQDRPESLKGGQMPRFVDAILLDDLVDTALPGDRVLVTGILRVILDQKDKRPIFRKVLEVNHIEQLSKEIEELEISPEDEQKIRELAKRKDIVDAIVDSIAPAIWGHKTVKKGIALALFGGVQRTLPDGTKLRGESHVLLVGDPGVAKCVDYDTKVVLADGSIRPIGELVDKAIENAKNDGRLGVVDDGYYAPIDLELYALDASTLKVRMVKANIAWKRTSPERMFRIKTASGREIRVTPTHPFFVFEDGTFKTRKAEELKVGDFIAVPRTIPTTGKPVNLSEVPIQKPKTAKSRLTLPEFADEEFWYVIGLITGEGHTQKRGSSATLYFTNNDEELIERVHGYLSRIGLNPTVRSPHKGKTASEVYASGIELYSLLEWLRIAGNSAEKRISPQLFNARDVDIKAFLRGYFDAKGTVDKRRPKITIVSASKELVRGIQHLLLRFSIKSQFHETVSKATNGKMKEKKTYYRLFITGEDAAKFRDIVGFGLPRKMEVLREVTQNIKPNTNVDVVPGVSKLLREARMKAGLTQKDMGINRSTYLHYERGDRLPSREKLMAIAQTLKAQLPNSDDVKLLELLAGSDIFWDRVEEIEEYKPEHPWVYDLQVPEHHNFIANDIFVHNSQILRYVANLAPRAIYTSGKSSSAAGLCIAPDSLIVTDSGLHEIGPLVKNWMRGMGDIEYSEGISYTPYLGESLAFESNSGKVKEAVMSRVWKLNAPRELVKIKTIAGKEITTTPETKLLTFDGTFEWKEVSDVKPGDYVVTLRKLRVEKKPIYTMELIKDLDDLVIYGAKKEVKRLIEKITKEKGLTKRELAKTLGVSEDMVYHNWVNEKARGNVTIKHLKKLAELAEEPLHAIHPSEVALQDGKRIKIPKTIDEKFAYFIGLVAGDGDVSRAGWGVSVRFSNGNGGMREKFKELAKELFGIEAKESQQGWRVPAVRFHSKIVAHILNELGIPLSPKSSRLDIPPRLFNAPKDVLAAYIRGLFDCDGTVVIKTNGSSYVELDTVSEKLARKLQLALLRFGILSHLRKRSRKGKVNEINGRMVIPKHDRWELKIYGENILRFAKEIGFEHPEKKEKLGKLVERIHLSKKDTNVDVVPSVGKIIKEIRKFYGMSIENLYGSRVGSTVERGKTISRALLRKVVSNLEKAKVETVPVRLPNDLRRRIGKALKPSELGLKREEFYELFIRERDRPIRYNLLVKAAKLLSEKDEQAYRELIWLLSEVAAREKEMREKIEFLRGLVNSEVLFEKVKETKQIETPYDYVYDLTVEGSHSFIANGFVVHNTAAAVRDEFTGSWVLEAGVLVLADGGFACLHPDSRVLVDGKYQRIEDLFELQKSYKARSGNEIVDIQEKNMEIVALDLSTIKTRKSTATIIRRKPWKGDLIRLKLRSGNEITLTPDHLLIDGETLEWKEAEKFRVGDKIQAIDENLNPKADEIVSIERIPYEGYVYDLYVPDEHNFIAEGIIVHNCIDEFDKMSDRDRSAIHEALEQQSYHHDFELLLADGRKVKIGELVDELIERNRDKVILGKDTEILPVDDVELLAYDLAKKEVVRVKADRVSRHTAPERFIKIRFSNGREITVTPEHPVMVWEKGEITERPAEKVIPGDIALGVRRYPIHVDGKSMERYKDPREAEAYQDHLYFKGVLSKIRKTGLNLTVERAERTLPKELVKPLFRASRAIGVRLSPRERARLSQPLVKESHMQEILNKIEERLRDLEEWKEKEPLKALDSIPKSWLYFRYGITVNRLKKEIGKGEGFPVEIVRSAVDEKIREARKHLDEFYSLWNANVNFLRVKRVEEVPNDRWKWVYDVTVEPYHLFVSNGLVLHNSISISKAGITATLNSRTTVIAAANPKFGRFNRMKSLPEQLDLPPTLLSRFDLIFLLLDEPDEKVDASIAEHILKVRRGEAEAVTPKIPYDLLKKYIAYARKNVHPVLSREAMEEIKNYYVRMRKGFKRRGESEEEMQPIPITARQLEALIRLSEAHARMRLSETVTREDARAAIEIIERMLRTIAVDEEGALDAAILEVGKSTKKLNKIEKLIDIIKNLESEGEFGAPEESVIEAAKQAGLGTEGDIKRLLNDLKRDARVYEPRSGFYKVL; encoded by the coding sequence ATGGAAAGGGAGGAGATGATATCGCGCTTTTCCACGTTCTTCCGCGAGTACAAAGACGACGAGGGGAACCCCGTTTATCTAAACAAGCTCAGGGATCTGCTGACGGTGGTCCCAAAGCGCTCGCTCTCGATAGACTGGAACCACCTGAACTCATTTGACCCGGAGCTCGCGGAGGAACTCCTTGAGAACCCAGAGGAGGTAATAGCCAGCGCAGAGGACGCGGTTCAGATCGTCCTTCGCGAAGACCTAATGTACAACGGAGAGCTTAAAATTCACGCCAGGTTCTTCAACCTCCAGCACACCCTCCTAGTCAAAGAGCTGGGGAGCGAGCACATAAACCGCCTGATCCAGGTTGAAGGCATAATCACGCGCGTGAGCGAGGTCAAGCCCTTCGTCGAGAAGGCCGTCTTCGTGTGCAAGGACTGCGGAAATGAGATGGTTCGCCTCCAGAGACCCTATGACAACCTGGTGAAGCCCGCAAAGTGTGACGCCTGTGGAAGCAGAAACGTTGAACTCGATGTGGAGAAGAGCCGCTTCATCAACTTCCAGAGCTTCCGCCTTCAGGACAGGCCGGAGAGCCTCAAGGGCGGCCAGATGCCGCGCTTCGTCGATGCAATCCTTCTTGACGACCTCGTTGATACCGCCCTGCCCGGTGACCGCGTCCTCGTCACAGGAATACTCCGCGTTATCCTGGATCAGAAGGACAAGAGGCCGATATTTCGGAAGGTTCTGGAAGTAAACCACATAGAACAGCTCAGCAAGGAGATAGAGGAGCTCGAAATCTCACCAGAGGACGAGCAGAAGATACGAGAGCTGGCAAAGAGGAAGGACATCGTCGATGCGATAGTAGACTCAATAGCACCCGCAATCTGGGGCCACAAGACGGTGAAGAAGGGAATAGCACTGGCGCTCTTCGGTGGAGTCCAGAGAACGCTGCCGGACGGGACTAAACTCAGAGGAGAGAGCCATGTTTTGCTCGTTGGAGATCCGGGAGTAGCCAAGTGCGTTGACTACGATACAAAAGTAGTGCTTGCCGATGGAAGCATCAGACCAATCGGAGAGCTCGTCGATAAAGCTATAGAGAACGCCAAAAACGATGGAAGGCTCGGAGTCGTTGATGACGGTTATTACGCCCCCATAGACCTTGAACTCTACGCTCTCGATGCTTCAACACTTAAGGTGAGGATGGTTAAGGCGAACATCGCGTGGAAGAGAACCTCTCCAGAAAGAATGTTCAGGATAAAAACGGCAAGTGGAAGGGAGATAAGGGTAACGCCCACACACCCATTCTTTGTATTCGAGGATGGGACCTTCAAGACCAGAAAAGCCGAAGAGTTGAAGGTTGGGGATTTCATTGCAGTTCCCAGGACTATCCCTACAACTGGAAAACCAGTAAACCTCAGCGAGGTACCTATTCAAAAACCAAAGACTGCAAAGAGCAGATTGACACTCCCAGAGTTTGCAGATGAAGAATTTTGGTACGTTATTGGGTTGATTACGGGAGAAGGCCACACCCAGAAACGCGGTAGTAGTGCGACCCTTTACTTCACCAATAACGATGAAGAGCTGATAGAAAGGGTTCACGGATATCTAAGTAGGATTGGACTTAATCCAACTGTGAGAAGCCCACACAAAGGAAAGACCGCAAGTGAGGTTTATGCATCCGGCATTGAACTTTACAGCCTCCTTGAATGGCTTAGAATAGCCGGCAACTCTGCAGAGAAGAGAATCTCACCTCAACTATTTAATGCCAGAGACGTCGATATAAAAGCCTTCCTAAGAGGATACTTCGATGCCAAAGGAACCGTTGATAAGAGAAGACCAAAGATAACGATTGTTTCAGCATCAAAAGAACTTGTCAGAGGAATACAACATCTGCTGCTCAGGTTCAGCATTAAGTCCCAGTTCCATGAGACCGTTAGTAAAGCAACAAACGGAAAGATGAAGGAAAAAAAGACGTACTATCGACTTTTCATAACCGGAGAGGACGCCGCAAAGTTCAGGGACATTGTTGGATTCGGACTTCCGAGAAAGATGGAAGTCCTCAGAGAAGTTACTCAGAACATCAAACCCAACACGAATGTAGATGTTGTCCCCGGCGTTAGCAAGCTCCTCAGAGAGGCTAGGATGAAAGCAGGACTCACCCAAAAGGACATGGGGATAAACCGTTCTACGTATCTGCATTATGAACGGGGAGACAGATTGCCCAGCAGAGAAAAGCTCATGGCTATAGCTCAAACTCTAAAAGCCCAATTACCCAACTCGGATGATGTTAAACTCCTTGAACTTCTTGCAGGCTCAGACATATTCTGGGACAGGGTGGAAGAGATAGAGGAATACAAGCCGGAGCACCCGTGGGTCTATGACCTCCAGGTTCCTGAGCACCACAACTTCATAGCGAACGACATCTTTGTCCACAACAGCCAGATTCTCCGTTACGTCGCCAATCTGGCCCCAAGGGCTATTTACACGAGTGGGAAGAGCAGTTCGGCTGCCGGTCTTTGCATTGCGCCGGATTCACTTATTGTGACCGATTCGGGGCTTCATGAAATAGGGCCACTTGTCAAAAACTGGATGAGAGGCATGGGGGATATTGAGTACTCAGAAGGAATATCATACACCCCCTACCTCGGAGAAAGTCTGGCATTTGAAAGCAATTCCGGTAAAGTTAAAGAGGCCGTAATGAGCCGGGTCTGGAAGCTAAATGCTCCCAGGGAACTCGTTAAAATAAAAACAATCGCAGGAAAGGAAATAACTACGACTCCGGAAACAAAACTGCTCACCTTCGACGGAACCTTTGAATGGAAAGAGGTCAGCGATGTTAAACCCGGGGATTACGTGGTAACGCTGAGAAAGCTTCGGGTTGAGAAGAAGCCAATCTACACTATGGAGCTTATTAAAGATTTGGACGACCTCGTGATCTACGGAGCCAAGAAAGAAGTTAAACGCCTAATCGAGAAGATAACTAAAGAAAAAGGCCTCACGAAGAGGGAACTGGCCAAAACTCTAGGAGTCAGCGAAGATATGGTATACCACAACTGGGTGAACGAAAAAGCAAGGGGCAATGTAACCATAAAACACCTGAAAAAACTTGCTGAACTGGCCGAAGAACCACTCCATGCCATTCATCCCTCTGAAGTCGCGCTCCAGGATGGAAAGAGAATCAAGATACCAAAAACCATCGATGAAAAGTTTGCCTATTTCATTGGATTGGTCGCTGGGGACGGCGATGTCTCCAGGGCAGGATGGGGTGTTTCAGTAAGGTTCTCCAATGGAAACGGGGGAATGAGGGAGAAATTCAAAGAGCTGGCAAAGGAGCTCTTTGGAATTGAAGCCAAGGAAAGCCAGCAGGGATGGAGAGTCCCTGCGGTGCGCTTCCACTCGAAGATCGTCGCCCATATTCTCAACGAACTTGGAATCCCGCTCTCGCCGAAGTCAAGCAGGCTAGATATCCCACCCAGGCTCTTTAATGCTCCAAAGGACGTGCTTGCCGCTTACATAAGGGGGCTTTTTGATTGCGATGGCACAGTGGTTATAAAGACCAATGGCTCCTCATACGTTGAATTAGACACGGTGAGCGAAAAGTTAGCCAGAAAGCTTCAGTTGGCCCTTCTTCGCTTTGGCATCCTGTCCCACCTAAGAAAGAGGAGCAGAAAAGGCAAAGTTAACGAGATAAACGGAAGAATGGTTATCCCCAAACACGACAGATGGGAGCTCAAGATTTACGGGGAGAACATACTCCGCTTTGCCAAAGAAATCGGCTTTGAGCACCCAGAGAAGAAGGAAAAGCTTGGTAAGCTCGTCGAACGTATTCACCTCTCAAAGAAGGACACCAACGTCGACGTAGTTCCGAGTGTCGGAAAGATAATCAAAGAGATAAGAAAGTTCTACGGGATGAGTATTGAGAACCTCTACGGCTCAAGGGTAGGCTCGACAGTCGAGAGGGGGAAGACGATTTCGAGAGCACTCCTCAGAAAAGTCGTATCGAACCTTGAGAAGGCGAAGGTTGAGACAGTCCCGGTTAGATTGCCAAATGACCTCAGGAGAAGGATCGGCAAGGCACTAAAACCGAGCGAGCTCGGACTTAAACGCGAAGAGTTCTACGAACTGTTCATAAGAGAACGGGACAGACCCATAAGGTATAACCTTCTCGTTAAAGCCGCGAAACTTCTCTCGGAGAAAGATGAACAAGCATATAGGGAGCTTATCTGGCTCTTAAGCGAGGTCGCCGCTCGAGAAAAAGAAATGCGTGAAAAGATTGAATTCCTTAGAGGCCTGGTCAATTCAGAGGTTCTCTTTGAGAAAGTCAAAGAAACAAAGCAGATTGAAACACCCTACGATTACGTCTACGACCTCACCGTCGAAGGTTCACACAGCTTCATAGCCAACGGTTTCGTCGTCCACAATACTGCAGCAGCCGTCCGCGACGAATTTACGGGCTCCTGGGTGCTGGAAGCAGGTGTTTTGGTTCTCGCCGACGGTGGATTTGCCTGTCTGCATCCAGACTCCCGCGTTCTCGTCGATGGAAAATACCAGCGCATAGAGGATCTCTTTGAGCTCCAGAAGTCGTACAAAGCGCGCTCGGGCAACGAAATTGTGGACATCCAGGAGAAAAACATGGAAATAGTGGCCCTCGACCTCTCCACCATAAAGACAAGAAAAAGCACAGCCACTATAATCCGCAGGAAGCCTTGGAAAGGCGATTTAATCCGCTTAAAGCTGCGCTCAGGCAACGAGATAACGCTAACCCCCGACCACCTGCTGATAGACGGAGAGACTCTGGAGTGGAAGGAGGCGGAGAAATTCAGAGTTGGGGACAAAATACAGGCCATAGATGAAAACCTGAATCCAAAAGCTGATGAAATCGTCTCAATTGAGCGCATACCCTACGAGGGTTATGTATACGACCTCTACGTTCCGGACGAGCATAACTTCATCGCCGAGGGAATAATCGTCCACAACTGCATTGACGAATTTGACAAGATGAGCGACCGCGACAGGAGCGCGATACACGAAGCTCTTGAACAGCAGAGCTACCACCACGACTTCGAGCTTCTCTTAGCGGATGGCAGGAAAGTAAAGATAGGCGAGCTCGTTGATGAGCTCATCGAGAGGAACCGGGATAAGGTCATACTTGGAAAGGACACGGAGATACTTCCCGTTGATGACGTCGAGCTCCTAGCTTACGACCTTGCAAAGAAGGAAGTCGTTAGAGTAAAGGCCGACCGCGTGAGCAGACACACGGCTCCAGAGAGGTTCATAAAGATACGGTTCTCAAATGGCAGGGAGATTACAGTAACACCAGAGCATCCGGTTATGGTGTGGGAGAAGGGGGAAATAACCGAGAGGCCCGCCGAAAAGGTAATCCCCGGCGATATTGCATTGGGAGTGAGACGGTATCCCATCCACGTTGATGGAAAGTCCATGGAGCGCTACAAAGATCCTAGAGAAGCGGAAGCCTACCAGGACCACCTCTACTTTAAGGGGGTTCTCTCAAAGATCAGAAAAACGGGCCTGAACCTCACAGTTGAGAGGGCCGAGAGGACGCTACCAAAGGAACTCGTGAAGCCGCTCTTCCGCGCATCCCGGGCTATTGGGGTAAGACTGAGCCCGAGGGAAAGGGCGCGACTGAGCCAGCCCCTCGTTAAGGAATCCCACATGCAAGAGATTCTCAACAAGATAGAGGAGAGGCTGAGAGACCTCGAAGAGTGGAAGGAGAAGGAACCTCTGAAGGCCCTTGATTCCATACCCAAGAGCTGGCTGTACTTCAGGTACGGGATCACAGTGAACAGACTCAAGAAGGAGATCGGGAAGGGAGAAGGCTTCCCCGTGGAGATAGTCAGGAGCGCGGTCGACGAGAAGATCAGGGAGGCGAGGAAACATCTCGACGAGTTCTACTCCCTGTGGAACGCCAACGTGAACTTTCTGAGGGTAAAGCGGGTCGAGGAAGTTCCAAACGACCGGTGGAAGTGGGTCTATGACGTTACCGTCGAGCCGTACCACCTCTTCGTTTCCAATGGATTGGTTCTCCACAACTCGATAAGCATTTCAAAAGCCGGCATCACAGCCACGCTGAACTCCAGGACGACGGTTATAGCGGCCGCCAATCCAAAATTCGGGCGCTTCAACAGGATGAAGTCCCTTCCGGAACAGCTCGACCTGCCGCCAACGCTCCTCAGCCGTTTCGACCTCATATTCCTCCTCCTGGACGAACCGGACGAGAAGGTGGACGCCAGCATAGCCGAGCACATCCTCAAGGTTCGTAGGGGGGAGGCAGAGGCGGTAACTCCAAAGATACCCTACGACCTGCTCAAGAAGTACATAGCCTACGCGAGGAAGAACGTTCACCCGGTTTTGAGCAGGGAAGCCATGGAGGAGATAAAGAACTACTACGTCAGAATGAGAAAGGGATTCAAGCGGAGAGGAGAGAGCGAGGAGGAGATGCAGCCAATACCGATTACAGCAAGGCAGCTGGAGGCACTCATAAGGCTGAGTGAAGCCCATGCACGCATGCGCCTGAGCGAGACAGTTACGCGGGAGGACGCGAGGGCGGCGATAGAGATCATAGAGAGAATGCTGAGGACAATCGCGGTGGACGAAGAGGGAGCACTCGACGCGGCAATCCTTGAGGTCGGTAAGAGTACGAAGAAGCTCAACAAGATAGAGAAACTGATAGACATAATCAAGAACCTTGAGAGCGAGGGAGAGTTCGGGGCCCCGGAGGAGAGTGTGATAGAAGCCGCTAAGCAGGCGGGACTTGGAACAGAAGGCGATATAAAGCGCCTCCTCAACGATCTGAAGCGCGATGCACGGGTATACGAACCGAGGAGTGGATTTTACAAAGTTCTCTAA
- a CDS encoding translation initiation factor IF-2 subunit beta, translating to MSEKTDFYDFESLLGKAYEELPENVKEHSSRFEVPPAQVTIAGNRTIIENFVGIAEAMNRDPNHLLKFILREVATAGTLEGRRVILQGRFTPYLISNKLKKYLKEFVICPVCGSPDTKIIKKGRFHFLKCEACGAETPIAHL from the coding sequence ATGAGCGAGAAGACGGACTTTTACGATTTCGAGAGCCTGCTTGGCAAGGCTTATGAAGAACTTCCCGAGAACGTAAAGGAGCACTCCTCACGTTTCGAGGTTCCACCTGCCCAGGTCACGATAGCGGGCAACAGGACAATAATAGAGAACTTCGTGGGCATAGCCGAGGCAATGAACCGCGACCCGAACCACCTCCTAAAGTTCATCCTGCGCGAGGTTGCAACGGCCGGAACGCTCGAAGGGAGGAGGGTAATCCTCCAGGGGCGCTTCACGCCGTACCTCATAAGCAACAAGCTCAAGAAGTACCTCAAGGAGTTCGTCATCTGCCCGGTCTGCGGAAGCCCGGACACGAAGATAATCAAGAAGGGCCGCTTCCACTTCCTCAAGTGCGAGGCCTGCGGTGCGGAGACGCCGATAGCACACCTGTAA
- a CDS encoding carboxyl transferase domain-containing protein, producing MSMEDKLEELYERRKKIMAMGGEKAVEKQHAKGKLTARERIEKLLDPGSFVEIGAFVKHRGTEFGMDKKELPADGVITGYGTIDGRLVFVYSQDFTVMGGSLGEMHAAKIKRIMELALEAGAPVIGLNDSGGARIQEGVDSLKGYGDIFKMNTLLSGVVPQITAIMGPCAGGAVYSPAIGDFILMVDNPATFMFITGPQVVKAVTGVEVSSEQLGGAMVHAQKAGQAHLIGKSDEEVLTLIRKLVSYLPSNNMEKPPKVKTSDLPFRKSEALYSIVPDDPNKGYDVRGVIYEIVDRDENGNPDFLEILPYFAPNAVVGFGRMNGQTVGIVANNPIYFAGVLDIDSSDKIARFVRTCDAYNIPVVTLVDVPGYLPGTQQEYGGIIRHGAKVLYAYSEATVPLVTVVLRKAYGGAYLAMGSKHLGADFVFAWPTAEIAVMGPEGAANIIFRKEIAAAENPEEVRQQKIAEYRDKFANPYVAAARGYIDDVIDPAETRGRVVMALEAMGSKRVKLPPKKHGNMPL from the coding sequence ATGAGCATGGAAGATAAACTTGAGGAGCTCTATGAGAGAAGGAAGAAGATTATGGCGATGGGCGGCGAGAAGGCCGTCGAGAAGCAGCACGCCAAGGGCAAACTCACCGCCAGGGAGAGGATAGAGAAGCTCCTCGACCCAGGAAGCTTCGTCGAGATTGGTGCCTTCGTGAAGCATCGCGGCACGGAGTTCGGAATGGACAAGAAGGAGCTACCTGCCGACGGTGTCATCACCGGCTACGGAACCATCGACGGGCGCCTGGTTTTCGTCTACTCCCAGGACTTCACCGTCATGGGCGGTTCTCTCGGTGAGATGCACGCGGCAAAGATAAAGCGCATAATGGAGCTAGCCCTTGAGGCAGGGGCTCCGGTCATAGGTCTCAACGATTCCGGTGGGGCGAGGATACAGGAGGGCGTTGACTCCCTGAAGGGCTACGGAGACATATTCAAGATGAACACCCTCCTAAGTGGCGTCGTCCCACAGATTACGGCCATTATGGGCCCATGCGCCGGTGGAGCAGTTTACAGCCCTGCCATCGGTGACTTCATTCTGATGGTGGACAACCCGGCGACCTTCATGTTCATCACAGGTCCACAGGTCGTCAAGGCCGTTACGGGCGTTGAAGTCAGCTCCGAGCAGCTTGGGGGTGCGATGGTCCACGCCCAGAAGGCGGGGCAGGCACACCTCATCGGCAAGAGTGATGAGGAAGTTCTGACGCTCATTAGGAAGCTCGTGAGCTACCTGCCGTCCAACAACATGGAGAAGCCGCCAAAGGTCAAGACTAGTGACTTACCATTCAGAAAGAGTGAAGCGCTGTACTCCATAGTTCCTGACGACCCGAACAAGGGCTACGACGTGAGGGGGGTTATCTACGAGATAGTCGACAGGGACGAGAACGGAAACCCCGACTTCCTGGAGATTCTGCCGTACTTCGCACCCAACGCCGTCGTCGGCTTTGGGAGGATGAACGGCCAGACCGTTGGAATAGTCGCCAACAATCCGATTTACTTCGCCGGCGTTCTCGACATCGACAGCTCGGACAAAATAGCGAGGTTTGTTAGAACGTGCGACGCCTACAACATACCGGTGGTTACCCTCGTTGACGTCCCAGGTTACCTCCCCGGAACCCAGCAGGAGTACGGGGGAATCATCAGACACGGTGCAAAGGTCTTATACGCATATTCTGAGGCGACCGTTCCGCTCGTCACCGTCGTCCTGAGGAAGGCCTACGGTGGAGCATACCTGGCCATGGGAAGCAAGCACCTCGGTGCTGACTTCGTGTTCGCCTGGCCGACGGCGGAGATAGCGGTCATGGGTCCGGAGGGAGCGGCAAACATCATCTTCAGGAAGGAGATAGCAGCCGCTGAGAACCCGGAAGAAGTCCGCCAGCAGAAGATAGCCGAGTACCGCGACAAGTTCGCCAATCCGTACGTGGCCGCGGCGCGCGGATACATCGACGACGTTATAGACCCGGCTGAGACCAGGGGGAGGGTAGTTATGGCCCTTGAAGCGATGGGGAGCAAGAGAGTAAAGCTCCCGCCGAAAAAGCACGGCAACATGCCGCTGTGA
- a CDS encoding DNA replication complex GINS family protein — protein MLSGRALIPIKILKPLGDWNKGDIALVEDWKAKVLWESGIGEIVDETDKVIGEIDRAISGERESEPLTALPAGLYDRAEFYIYYLENYVRKNPEESIDVLGIKMTKLANLKKKYRYLKELRFKKILETVRLRPNSLEVLGRLSPEERRIYIELSKIRNEWLGE, from the coding sequence ATGCTGAGCGGGAGGGCCCTCATACCAATCAAAATCCTCAAGCCCCTGGGAGACTGGAATAAGGGAGACATCGCCCTGGTTGAGGATTGGAAGGCCAAGGTGCTCTGGGAGAGCGGAATCGGCGAGATAGTTGACGAGACAGACAAAGTCATAGGCGAGATAGACCGCGCCATCTCTGGGGAGAGGGAGAGTGAGCCCCTAACTGCCCTCCCGGCCGGCCTCTACGACAGGGCCGAGTTCTACATATATTATCTCGAAAACTACGTGAGGAAGAACCCCGAGGAGAGCATAGACGTCCTGGGGATCAAGATGACGAAGCTCGCGAACCTCAAGAAAAAGTACCGCTATTTGAAGGAGCTCCGCTTCAAGAAAATCCTTGAAACGGTGAGACTCCGGCCCAACAGCCTGGAAGTCCTCGGAAGGCTCTCACCGGAGGAGAGGAGGATATACATCGAGCTTTCCAAAATCAGGAACGAATGGCTTGGGGAGTGA